The Alteromonas stellipolaris genome includes a region encoding these proteins:
- a CDS encoding RNA polymerase sigma factor, translating into MDVYSSDVIAAQSGDLKAFERLINASKNTVTAIALGIVRDIDASEDVAQKVFINCWQNLASLTNPKSFMPWVRQVARYMAINYLRDNKVSQSIKGDEGESILASFCKSDDTLETRVSDEQTKKIVAALIDELPSDSREVVLLYYREQCSTKHVAQLLNISDAAVRQKLSRARAMLKTLTLDKFSRVIIATTPAVTFTSMTLSLLASTKPAAAAVTAGATGSASKSGVLTSIWSKVIWVLSGAMFGALVAMMAVIASHKLAERYMQHESDKKKLKQVRNYTLVWIFVWGVLFAASYEFSTGFIAPLLTYCGFGAGIAILTKRAHQIIYSPSQKLNSPPSDTEFSLYEQHEQHAQLGEEKSTDVQVKQPVKVANVLGLYGGLILGFVGLIAGLINSGRLVIG; encoded by the coding sequence ATGGACGTGTATTCTTCAGATGTCATTGCCGCACAAAGCGGAGATCTTAAAGCCTTCGAACGCTTAATAAATGCGAGTAAAAATACCGTAACTGCAATTGCCCTTGGCATTGTAAGAGATATAGATGCTAGCGAAGACGTAGCGCAAAAAGTATTTATTAATTGTTGGCAGAACCTAGCGAGTTTAACTAATCCTAAAAGTTTTATGCCTTGGGTACGCCAAGTGGCCCGTTACATGGCCATTAATTACCTGCGAGACAACAAAGTTTCACAATCGATAAAAGGTGATGAGGGCGAAAGTATTCTGGCAAGTTTCTGCAAAAGTGACGATACGCTAGAAACTAGGGTGTCAGACGAGCAAACCAAGAAAATAGTAGCAGCACTTATTGATGAATTGCCATCAGATAGCAGAGAAGTGGTGCTGTTATATTATCGAGAGCAATGCTCTACAAAGCATGTTGCGCAGTTACTTAATATTTCAGATGCTGCGGTAAGACAAAAGCTTTCACGGGCACGAGCCATGCTTAAAACCCTAACATTGGATAAATTCAGCCGCGTTATTATTGCCACAACGCCGGCAGTTACATTTACGTCAATGACACTATCATTGCTAGCTAGCACTAAACCCGCCGCAGCGGCGGTAACCGCTGGGGCTACGGGAAGCGCATCAAAAAGCGGCGTACTTACCAGTATCTGGAGCAAAGTAATATGGGTGTTAAGTGGCGCTATGTTTGGTGCGCTTGTTGCCATGATGGCGGTAATTGCTTCACATAAATTGGCTGAACGCTATATGCAGCATGAATCTGACAAGAAAAAGCTTAAACAAGTGCGCAACTACACTTTAGTGTGGATTTTCGTTTGGGGTGTTTTATTTGCCGCCTCTTACGAGTTTTCTACTGGGTTTATAGCACCATTATTAACCTACTGCGGGTTTGGTGCAGGTATCGCTATTTTAACAAAGCGTGCTCATCAGATTATTTACTCGCCATCGCAGAAACTAAATTCGCCACCTTCTGATACAGAATTCAGTCTATATGAACAGCACGAGCAGCATGCTCAGCTCGGCGAGGAAAAAAGTACAGATGTTCAGGTTAAACAACCCGTTAAAGTTGCTAACGTGCTAGGGCTGTACGGTGGCCTAATTCTTGGTTTTGTAGGGTTGATCGCAGGGCTAATCAATAGTGGTCGATTGGTTATAGGTTAA